In the Candidatus Flexicrinis proximus genome, one interval contains:
- a CDS encoding GNAT family N-acetyltransferase has translation MNLRQAVPEQDFERIAELLSLVSTEPVSVDGLLEDEARTMPGKHWRRWVTEDADGRVNGYAMVIRYPSQPAGLLNLELVVDPAHRRQGIGSLLLEAALAYATEHGCTVMPVEIRDDSPGVAVLAEARIYRQPSRL, from the coding sequence ATGAACTTAAGACAGGCTGTGCCGGAACAGGACTTTGAGCGAATCGCGGAACTGCTTTCGCTGGTCAGTACGGAGCCGGTCAGCGTCGACGGGCTGCTGGAAGATGAAGCACGGACAATGCCGGGAAAGCACTGGCGGCGGTGGGTCACCGAGGACGCGGACGGGCGGGTGAACGGGTATGCGATGGTGATCCGCTATCCATCGCAGCCGGCCGGACTGCTCAACCTCGAACTTGTGGTTGATCCAGCACACCGTAGACAGGGGATCGGGTCGCTGTTGTTGGAGGCGGCACTGGCATACGCGACAGAACACGGATGTACGGTGATGCCGGTCGAAATCCGCGACGACAGCCCGGGAGTCGCTGTCCTTGCAGAAGCGCGGATTTACCGTCAGCCATCACGTCTTTGA
- a CDS encoding CHAD domain-containing protein, with amino-acid sequence MRSLRWQAQLLGRVRDLDVLLEDLFSRDRTGLHHPISTAKAQRDRMHRKLVSGLTKSSRRWPTG; translated from the coding sequence GTGCGGTCGCTGCGCTGGCAGGCGCAGTTACTCGGCAGAGTTCGCGATCTGGATGTCCTCTTAGAAGATCTGTTTTCACGGGACCGCACCGGGCTGCATCATCCGATTTCCACCGCGAAAGCACAGCGGGACCGTATGCACCGCAAGCTGGTCTCTGGGCTGACAAAAAGTTCAAGACGCTGGCCGACCGGCTGA
- a CDS encoding CHAD domain-containing protein, producing MQFALDPDDLLANSAPLPVEVRHIVPILLHQQLAAVRGFDPLFTDDAHPDYQTLHALRIAFKQLRYATAYFGDVLGASADAFITEIKAVQDHLGG from the coding sequence ATGCAGTTCGCGCTTGACCCGGACGACCTGCTGGCGAACAGTGCGCCGCTTCCGGTTGAAGTGCGCCATATCGTCCCGATCCTGCTGCATCAACAGCTGGCGGCGGTACGCGGGTTTGACCCGCTGTTCACCGACGATGCCCACCCCGACTACCAGACTCTGCATGCACTGCGGATCGCCTTCAAGCAGCTCCGCTATGCGACGGCCTACTTTGGCGACGTGTTGGGAGCATCAGCCGATGCGTTCATCACGGAGATCAAGGCCGTTCAGGATCATCTCGGCGGCTGA